One window of Aliarcobacter lanthieri genomic DNA carries:
- a CDS encoding TonB-dependent receptor, producing MFKSKTVKFSFLASILLSNNLMAKDETTTLESITVTAQKKEENVQKVPISISAFDDISIEDKSISSLEDIAKYTPNLMLYNTGQEGLIVPSIRGISGNVLSFSTPVGLYVDGVSTTSAFGFDDSLGDIERIEVLRGPQGTLYGKNSEAGVINIITKQPDNELRTKLFSTIGNDGRRDFGLNISTPIVKDKFYVGIAYKHQQKDGFIKNTLTNNYENDKKSDYGKLILRTTPTDNLDISFISSIHKEDNGSHNWVSSTTNKKEVSSNLKGSSTPKDTTFALNINYNLDEKSRIKSITTKKEYKDKAIVDADFTPLTLRHIYKQNKLDTISQEFRYETIFNKTEFISGIYLDKQDNDLYTRVFAPFNPTGFANPQDMSSKSIGVFANIIHPLSDSWTLNSGIRYDKEKKEMKVKNTPTNLEEDFSSISPKIAIQYDINQNQMTYLTIAKGYRSGGFNPLAPTNNLQSYKEENLISYELGYKSMFFDNRLKINTNIYFMDIKDMQVEETVMVGTVFTTNSANATSKGVELEIEGLVTNELSLFANGGFNKTTFDKFSDIAGDYSGNYNPLAPKYNFNLGAQYRANNGLYARIDFNGYGKTYFDKANKYSQKAYTLANTKIGYEAKNFDIYFYANNIFDKKHDAIGAYFNGTTTILREEPEFGIKLAYRF from the coding sequence ATGTTTAAATCTAAAACTGTGAAGTTTTCTTTTTTAGCTTCTATATTATTATCAAATAATTTAATGGCAAAAGATGAAACTACAACTTTAGAAAGTATTACAGTAACTGCACAAAAGAAAGAGGAAAATGTACAAAAGGTTCCTATATCAATCTCTGCTTTTGATGATATTTCAATAGAAGACAAATCTATTTCATCTTTAGAAGATATTGCAAAATATACACCCAATTTAATGCTTTATAATACTGGGCAAGAAGGTTTAATAGTTCCTTCAATTAGAGGTATTAGTGGAAATGTTTTATCTTTTTCTACTCCAGTTGGACTTTATGTTGATGGAGTTTCAACTACTAGTGCTTTTGGCTTTGATGATTCTTTAGGCGATATAGAAAGAATTGAGGTTTTAAGAGGACCTCAAGGAACACTTTATGGTAAGAATAGTGAAGCTGGAGTTATAAATATCATCACTAAACAACCAGATAATGAACTACGAACTAAACTTTTTTCAACAATAGGAAATGATGGAAGAAGAGATTTTGGATTAAATATTTCAACGCCTATTGTAAAAGATAAATTTTATGTAGGTATAGCGTATAAACATCAACAAAAAGATGGTTTTATAAAGAATACTCTTACAAATAACTATGAAAATGACAAAAAAAGTGATTATGGTAAATTAATCCTTAGAACAACTCCTACTGATAATCTTGATATATCTTTCATATCATCAATTCATAAAGAGGACAATGGTTCACATAATTGGGTTAGTTCAACAACTAATAAAAAGGAAGTCAGTTCAAATTTAAAAGGTTCTTCAACACCAAAAGACACAACTTTTGCTTTGAATATTAATTATAATTTAGATGAGAAATCAAGAATTAAATCTATAACAACAAAAAAAGAGTACAAGGATAAAGCTATAGTAGATGCAGATTTTACTCCTTTAACTTTAAGACATATCTATAAACAAAACAAACTAGATACAATTTCTCAAGAGTTTAGATATGAAACTATATTTAATAAAACTGAATTTATATCTGGAATTTATTTAGATAAACAAGATAACGATTTATACACAAGAGTATTTGCACCTTTTAATCCTACTGGTTTTGCAAATCCACAAGATATGAGTTCAAAAAGTATTGGAGTTTTTGCTAATATTATTCATCCTTTAAGTGATAGTTGGACTTTAAATAGTGGTATTCGATACGACAAAGAAAAAAAGGAAATGAAAGTTAAAAATACTCCTACAAATTTAGAAGAGGATTTTTCTAGTATATCTCCTAAAATAGCAATTCAATATGATATAAACCAAAATCAAATGACATATTTAACTATTGCAAAAGGATATAGAAGTGGTGGATTTAATCCCTTAGCACCAACAAATAACTTACAATCTTACAAAGAAGAAAATTTAATCTCTTATGAATTAGGTTATAAATCTATGTTTTTTGATAATCGTTTAAAAATCAATACAAATATCTATTTTATGGATATCAAAGATATGCAAGTTGAAGAAACTGTAATGGTTGGTACAGTTTTTACAACAAACTCTGCAAATGCAACTTCAAAAGGAGTAGAGTTAGAAATTGAAGGTTTAGTAACAAATGAATTAAGTTTATTTGCAAATGGAGGTTTCAATAAAACAACTTTTGATAAATTTAGTGATATAGCAGGAGATTATAGTGGAAACTACAACCCTCTTGCTCCAAAATATAACTTTAATTTAGGAGCTCAATATAGAGCTAATAATGGTTTATATGCAAGAATTGATTTTAATGGATATGGAAAAACTTATTTTGATAAAGCAAATAAATACTCACAAAAAGCTTATACTTTAGCAAATACAAAAATAGGTTATGAAGCCAAAAACTTTGATATTTATTTTTATGCAAATAATATTTTTGATAAAAAACATGATGCAATAGGTGCATATTTTAATGGCACAACAACTATTTTAAGAGAAGAACCAGAATTTGGTATAAAGTTAGCTTATAGATTTTAA
- a CDS encoding MFS transporter: MKEIKPLMVITILCVSSMMAFLAVVGPIIRKLNLEEWHAGLMVALGGVAWIFLSRFWGKKSDIHGRKNILILAISGFFISYLILAIFVNYAVITPPLIIISLLVLIATRLLIGVFYSAIPPVSNALIADKVEPSKRTSYMASIGASNGLGMILGPIVGGALASFGLATPLYAAAILPLIAIFIVFTFLEKDKKIEKTQDMHLRFFDKRLRLPMIASFITMFSIVTSQVCLGFFILDKFQMNEIDTAKTTGYILAIIGVVFIATQIVVSKLKNVKSITWLILGSIFATIGYFLISLISTKIELTLAFAVGTIGLGMIMPAFMAITSNSVEANEQGVAAGTVSSAQGFGIIVGPLLSTVLYKISPEFPFLFASFIFAILVIISALYNKKGIIC; encoded by the coding sequence ATGAAGGAAATTAAACCTTTAATGGTTATAACAATTTTATGTGTATCTTCAATGATGGCTTTTTTAGCTGTTGTTGGACCAATTATAAGAAAGTTGAATTTAGAAGAATGGCATGCAGGTCTTATGGTTGCTTTAGGAGGAGTTGCTTGGATATTTTTATCAAGATTCTGGGGTAAAAAAAGTGATATTCACGGAAGAAAGAATATATTAATTCTTGCAATTTCTGGATTCTTTATCTCTTACTTAATTTTAGCAATATTTGTAAATTATGCAGTTATTACGCCTCCATTAATTATAATTTCTCTTTTAGTTTTAATAGCAACAAGACTCTTAATCGGGGTATTTTATTCAGCTATTCCACCTGTTTCTAATGCTTTAATTGCAGATAAAGTTGAACCTTCTAAAAGAACATCATATATGGCAAGTATTGGAGCTTCAAATGGTTTAGGAATGATTTTAGGACCAATTGTTGGTGGAGCATTAGCTAGCTTCGGTCTTGCAACTCCACTTTATGCAGCTGCAATTCTACCTTTAATTGCAATTTTTATAGTATTTACTTTTTTAGAAAAAGATAAAAAAATAGAAAAAACACAAGATATGCATTTACGTTTCTTTGATAAAAGATTAAGATTACCAATGATAGCTTCTTTTATTACTATGTTTAGTATAGTTACTTCTCAAGTTTGTTTAGGTTTTTTTATATTAGATAAATTTCAAATGAATGAAATAGATACAGCAAAAACAACTGGTTATATCTTAGCAATAATTGGTGTTGTATTTATAGCTACTCAAATTGTTGTATCAAAACTAAAAAATGTAAAATCTATAACTTGGCTTATTTTAGGTTCAATTTTTGCAACAATAGGATATTTTTTAATTAGTTTAATTTCAACAAAAATAGAATTAACTCTTGCTTTTGCAGTAGGAACTATTGGATTAGGTATGATAATGCCCGCATTTATGGCAATAACTTCAAATAGTGTAGAAGCAAATGAACAAGGCGTTGCAGCTGGAACAGTATCTTCAGCACAAGGCTTTGGAATAATAGTTGGTCCTCTACTAAGTACAGTTTTATATAAAATCTCTCCAGAATTTCCATTTTTATTTGCAAGCTTTATTTTTGCTATTTTAGTTATAATTTCGGCTTTATATAATAAAAAAGGAATTATATGTTAG
- a CDS encoding manganese efflux pump MntP family protein has protein sequence MLEVLILAFALSMDAFAVSIGLGIRNKQNIKIMALKAGIFFGIFQALMPFIGFLGGIGLREYIQGYDKIVAFLLLLAIGGKMLYEAFNENVEEEIIQVTNKILLTLAIATSLDAMAAGYSLHLFSVNIYLSLFIIGFTTFIISYVGVYVGNHGGEKYEKKAEILGGIVLILIGFKILLF, from the coding sequence ATGTTAGAAGTTTTGATATTGGCATTTGCTTTAAGTATGGATGCATTTGCCGTTTCAATTGGGCTTGGTATAAGAAATAAACAAAATATAAAAATTATGGCTTTAAAAGCTGGAATATTTTTTGGTATTTTTCAAGCCTTAATGCCATTTATTGGTTTTTTGGGTGGAATTGGATTAAGAGAATATATTCAAGGTTATGACAAAATTGTTGCTTTTCTATTACTATTAGCTATTGGTGGAAAGATGTTATATGAAGCTTTTAATGAAAATGTAGAAGAAGAGATAATTCAAGTAACAAATAAGATTTTATTAACTCTTGCTATTGCTACAAGTTTAGATGCAATGGCAGCTGGATATAGTTTACATCTTTTTAGTGTTAATATCTATTTATCTCTATTTATTATAGGATTTACTACATTCATTATAAGTTATGTTGGTGTTTATGTAGGAAATCATGGTGGAGAAAAATATGAGAAAAAAGCTGAAATCTTAGGTGGAATTGTTTTAATATTAATTGGGTTTAAAATTTTACTTTTTTAA
- a CDS encoding helix-turn-helix domain-containing protein, translating to MEKIHIQNGLLFSKIDYNLIKPIYLEAQKQNERKFVITISLRGNTNYINIDKKIIPFKEGFTTICLFEDTQGFREFKDKQINQVRLILSEDFLLRNFQKSLVEKYFFNKQNLQLLDFSLTSIQSQFLINDILNCKLVGELETIYKQGKIFELLSLEISKLEKNKEIIFLDDYDKNAILKAKEILLDNLQNPPSIVTLAKMVHLSEVKLKKGFKQLYKTSPYQLLLTHKMNIAKNLLQSGEYNINEIALKVGYKFANNFTNAFFKEFKIRPKDILKK from the coding sequence ATGGAAAAAATTCATATACAAAATGGACTACTTTTTTCAAAAATAGATTACAATTTAATAAAACCTATATATTTAGAAGCACAAAAACAAAATGAGCGAAAATTTGTTATAACTATTTCTTTAAGAGGAAATACAAATTATATAAATATTGATAAAAAGATAATTCCATTTAAAGAGGGATTTACTACAATATGTTTATTTGAAGATACTCAAGGATTTAGAGAATTCAAAGATAAACAGATAAATCAAGTTAGATTGATATTAAGTGAAGATTTTTTATTAAGAAATTTTCAAAAAAGTTTAGTTGAAAAATATTTTTTTAATAAACAAAATTTACAATTACTAGATTTTAGTTTAACTTCAATTCAATCCCAATTTTTAATAAATGATATATTAAATTGTAAATTAGTTGGAGAGTTAGAAACAATATATAAGCAAGGTAAGATATTTGAACTATTATCTTTAGAAATCTCTAAACTTGAAAAAAATAAAGAGATTATATTTCTTGATGATTATGATAAAAATGCAATTTTGAAAGCTAAAGAGATTTTATTGGATAATTTACAAAATCCACCTTCAATAGTTACTTTAGCAAAAATGGTACATTTAAGTGAAGTGAAGTTGAAAAAAGGTTTTAAACAACTATATAAAACTTCTCCATATCAATTATTACTAACTCACAAAATGAATATAGCAAAAAATCTACTTCAAAGTGGAGAGTATAATATCAATGAGATAGCTTTAAAAGTTGGTTATAAATTTGCAAATAACTTTACAAATGCTTTTTTTAAAGAATTTAAAATCAGACCTAAAGATATTTTAAAAAAGTAA
- a CDS encoding MFS transporter, producing MKKKLTWSNIIVLFSLYTTQFLGLGFFLEAFIGILRQNGVSLEHLGFIYMLGLFWVFRFLWAPFIDRIHFKIGHYRIWIIIFQSLMVISIFLISILNINQHLPIILFLAICFAFFASSQNVALDAFAFKITFKRERSLINAIKTAGGLIGMVLGGGVGLILYAKYNWNITLLIMTIVTAISLIQIIFISEPNIKNQIYIDKIDYKQFLTFWKTKQKKLWFILLFLYPATISAAFGLTTPILVDLGWDLDKIGFAVYIIGYGIGFLASFGASYVIKQFGKKNILIVAAILQVIGILMMLLLFNYHHNDILVMFVIGIIFMSYTPSQVLMTTLMMDLSSYKSPASQFAVQHSIYMFSGIFFSSISVSLSGKLGYETMILICSFIGILSIFLSTKIEYIIKKEKNEGN from the coding sequence ATGAAAAAAAAATTAACTTGGTCTAATATAATTGTACTATTTAGTTTATATACTACTCAATTCTTAGGTTTAGGATTTTTCTTAGAAGCTTTTATAGGTATTCTACGACAAAATGGTGTATCTTTAGAACATCTTGGTTTTATCTATATGCTTGGACTTTTTTGGGTATTTAGATTTTTATGGGCTCCATTTATAGATAGAATTCATTTTAAAATAGGTCATTATAGGATTTGGATTATTATTTTTCAATCTTTAATGGTAATATCTATATTTTTAATATCTATTCTAAATATAAATCAACACTTACCTATAATTTTATTTTTAGCAATATGTTTTGCTTTCTTTGCATCTTCTCAAAATGTTGCATTAGATGCTTTCGCATTTAAAATTACATTTAAACGAGAACGATCTTTAATAAATGCTATTAAAACAGCTGGTGGTCTTATAGGTATGGTTTTAGGTGGTGGTGTAGGACTTATTTTATATGCAAAATATAATTGGAATATTACACTTCTTATTATGACTATAGTTACAGCTATATCATTAATACAAATAATTTTTATTTCTGAACCAAATATAAAAAATCAAATCTATATAGATAAAATTGATTATAAACAGTTTTTAACTTTTTGGAAAACAAAACAAAAAAAACTTTGGTTTATTTTATTATTTTTATATCCAGCTACTATTAGTGCAGCTTTTGGACTTACAACTCCAATATTAGTTGATTTAGGTTGGGATTTAGACAAAATTGGTTTTGCAGTTTATATTATAGGTTATGGAATAGGTTTTTTAGCATCATTTGGAGCTTCTTATGTTATAAAACAATTTGGTAAGAAAAATATTTTAATAGTTGCTGCTATTTTACAAGTTATCGGAATATTAATGATGTTATTACTATTTAATTATCATCATAATGATATTTTAGTTATGTTCGTAATAGGAATTATATTTATGTCTTATACTCCATCTCAAGTTTTAATGACAACACTTATGATGGATTTATCTTCATATAAATCTCCAGCTTCACAATTTGCAGTACAACATAGTATTTATATGTTTTCAGGTATATTCTTTAGTTCAATATCGGTATCATTATCAGGAAAGTTAGGATATGAAACAATGATATTAATTTGCTCTTTTATAGGAATTTTATCAATATTTTTATCTACAAAAATAGAATATATAATAAAAAAGGAAAAGAATGAAGGAAATTAA
- a CDS encoding ABC transporter ATP-binding protein produces MTKEKLSSFWDSYKITLEITKDKKNLIKKSYFYFIISFIFQGLAFAFFYPLLNIIFSDNFNLDNALFWFTTILILSCISFIFKWKASNFNYSGDLVETTHNLRLELGEKIKAMPLQKLYKYRTGELNSILASDVDSSVLHMGIIAGMFFEVVIVPIVIIIATFFIDPILAIVLLVAIPLSYPIYKWSRKGTKWEKTQVAKANSILEADTVEYIQGLPVLRAINQIGENAKQLQNSILNVREVQKKGLFGSAIPMVLMNTLIEFLFLTILTIGTLFILKGELTLATLLALLIILARLNEPFSNFLALASVLDTMEVAFKNIKKILDTKELEVLKPLGKPKNFNIDFNNVSFNYDSNKQQVLKDISINIKEKSLTAIVGASGSGKTTLTKLIMRYDDPSNGTIKIGDVDIRNMEQQTLMSYISVVFQDVYLFDDTILNNIRMGKPSANDDEVLKASKAAYAHEFISKLPKGYDTKVGDIGGSLSGGERQRISIARAILKDSPIVILDEPTSALDTQSEVSVQNALDELIKDKTVIVIAHRLTTISHANNILVIEDGKLKEQGTHHQLVSLKGKYYSMFEAQQRIKEWNINNKGTV; encoded by the coding sequence ATGACTAAAGAAAAACTATCTTCATTTTGGGATTCTTATAAAATAACATTAGAGATTACAAAAGATAAAAAAAATTTAATAAAGAAAAGCTATTTTTATTTTATTATATCTTTTATTTTTCAAGGTTTGGCATTTGCATTCTTTTATCCTTTACTAAATATAATTTTTTCTGATAATTTTAATTTAGATAATGCTTTATTTTGGTTTACTACTATTTTAATTCTAAGTTGTATATCTTTTATTTTTAAATGGAAAGCAAGTAATTTTAACTATTCAGGAGATTTAGTAGAAACTACTCATAATCTAAGATTAGAATTGGGTGAAAAAATAAAAGCTATGCCTTTACAAAAATTATATAAGTATAGAACTGGTGAGTTAAACTCTATTTTAGCTAGTGATGTTGATTCTTCTGTTTTACATATGGGAATAATCGCAGGGATGTTTTTTGAAGTTGTTATAGTACCTATTGTTATAATAATCGCAACTTTTTTCATAGATCCAATACTTGCCATTGTACTTTTAGTTGCTATACCTTTATCTTATCCTATTTATAAGTGGAGTAGAAAAGGAACAAAATGGGAAAAAACTCAAGTAGCAAAAGCAAACTCTATATTAGAAGCAGATACAGTTGAATATATTCAAGGACTTCCAGTATTAAGAGCTATTAACCAAATTGGAGAGAATGCAAAACAACTTCAAAATTCTATATTAAATGTAAGAGAAGTACAAAAAAAAGGTCTATTTGGTTCAGCTATTCCTATGGTTCTGATGAATACTTTGATAGAATTTTTATTTTTGACTATTTTAACGATTGGAACACTTTTTATTTTAAAAGGCGAATTAACTCTCGCTACATTACTAGCACTTTTGATTATTTTAGCAAGACTTAATGAACCATTTTCTAATTTTTTAGCACTTGCAAGTGTTCTTGATACTATGGAAGTAGCTTTTAAAAATATCAAAAAAATACTTGATACAAAAGAGTTAGAAGTATTAAAACCATTAGGAAAACCTAAAAACTTTAATATAGATTTCAATAATGTATCTTTTAACTATGATAGCAATAAACAACAAGTTTTAAAAGATATCTCTATAAATATCAAAGAAAAATCTTTAACTGCTATAGTAGGTGCTTCTGGAAGTGGAAAAACTACTCTTACAAAACTTATTATGAGATATGATGATCCATCTAATGGAACAATAAAAATAGGTGATGTAGATATAAGAAATATGGAACAACAAACATTGATGAGTTATATTTCTGTTGTTTTTCAAGATGTTTATTTGTTTGATGATACTATTTTAAACAATATAAGAATGGGTAAACCTAGTGCTAATGATGATGAAGTTTTAAAAGCTTCAAAAGCAGCTTATGCACATGAATTTATATCAAAACTACCAAAAGGATATGATACAAAAGTTGGAGACATAGGTGGAAGTTTAAGTGGAGGAGAAAGACAAAGAATTAGTATAGCAAGAGCTATTTTAAAAGATTCTCCAATAGTAATACTTGATGAACCAACTAGTGCTCTTGATACACAAAGTGAAGTATCAGTACAAAATGCTTTAGATGAACTAATAAAAGATAAAACTGTAATAGTAATTGCTCATAGACTAACAACAATTTCTCATGCAAATAATATTTTAGTAATAGAAGATGGAAAATTAAAAGAGCAAGGAACACATCATCAATTAGTCTCATTAAAAGGCAAATATTATTCTATGTTTGAAGCTCAACAAAGAATAAAAGAGTGGAATATAAATAATAAAGGTACTGTATGA
- a CDS encoding ABC transporter ATP-binding protein — protein MKQNKPKFGLWTIMSPIKFKIRVAMFLASIGAISLISSLLLLSFALTNILLNTPLVILGMELNLINTIFLLALLIIIAFISRSGAFTVSHLGAFHLEQILRTNLSQHLATVPLGYIISNGSGALKKVMQDDVKTLHVFVADSTPMIAKSIIAPIITLVILLIIDYRFALATLCVFILGWITMAFAMRDSKVLRQKYEQSQSDINKAVIEFAQAMPVVRTFDDGTTSFKRYNSALLNYKENLNHWMEVSAFSAKLGMIILSPLPTLIAVIITGIYLLNYSSVELFAFISALFLSTGMADAMMPLMWINNFIKKSQASAIRIQEILNIQSLEITKEPKTINNFDIAFENVSFKYDNVENYALKDINFKVIQGSVTALVGPSGAGKSTVAKLIPRFWDVNSGTIKIGGVNIKELTNKTLMDTVSFVFQDTFLFQDTIYNNIKMANLNATKEDIIKAAKAAQIHDFILSLPKAYETLAGDRGTNLSGGQKQRITIARAILRNTPIIVLDEATAFADPENEEEIVKALANLTVNKTVIMIAHRLSTIKNSDQIIVFDNGKINEIGIHNELLEKEGVYSKLWSNYEKASSWNLEKGEYND, from the coding sequence ATGAAACAAAACAAACCAAAGTTTGGACTATGGACTATTATGTCCCCTATTAAATTTAAAATTAGAGTAGCTATGTTTTTAGCAAGTATAGGAGCAATAAGCTTGATTTCAAGTCTATTGCTCCTATCTTTTGCTCTAACAAATATCTTGCTTAATACTCCATTAGTGATTTTAGGAATGGAATTAAATTTAATCAATACTATATTTTTATTAGCACTTTTAATTATCATTGCGTTTATATCAAGATCTGGAGCATTTACGGTATCACATTTAGGTGCTTTTCATTTAGAACAAATATTACGAACTAACTTATCTCAACATTTAGCAACAGTTCCATTAGGATATATTATATCAAATGGTTCAGGTGCTCTAAAAAAAGTTATGCAAGATGATGTAAAAACTTTACATGTTTTTGTTGCAGATAGTACCCCTATGATTGCAAAAAGTATTATTGCTCCTATTATAACTTTAGTAATCCTTTTAATAATTGATTATAGATTTGCACTAGCAACACTTTGTGTATTTATTCTAGGTTGGATAACTATGGCATTTGCTATGAGAGATTCAAAAGTTTTAAGACAAAAATATGAACAAAGCCAAAGTGATATAAATAAAGCTGTTATTGAATTTGCACAAGCAATGCCAGTTGTAAGAACTTTTGATGATGGAACAACTTCTTTTAAAAGATATAATAGTGCTTTATTAAACTACAAAGAGAATCTTAATCATTGGATGGAAGTAAGTGCTTTTAGTGCAAAACTAGGAATGATTATATTAAGTCCATTACCTACTTTAATTGCAGTCATTATCACAGGAATATATCTTTTAAATTATTCTTCAGTTGAGTTATTTGCATTTATAAGTGCTTTATTCTTAAGTACAGGTATGGCAGATGCTATGATGCCTCTTATGTGGATAAATAATTTTATCAAAAAATCTCAAGCTTCAGCTATAAGAATTCAAGAAATTTTAAATATACAATCACTTGAAATAACAAAAGAACCAAAAACTATAAATAATTTTGATATAGCGTTTGAAAATGTATCATTTAAATATGATAATGTTGAAAACTATGCTTTAAAAGATATAAATTTTAAAGTAATTCAAGGAAGTGTTACTGCACTTGTAGGACCTAGTGGAGCAGGAAAAAGTACAGTAGCAAAACTAATCCCTAGATTTTGGGATGTTAATAGTGGTACTATAAAAATAGGTGGAGTTAATATAAAAGAACTTACCAATAAGACTTTGATGGATACTGTATCTTTTGTATTTCAAGATACTTTTTTATTTCAAGATACAATTTATAATAATATAAAAATGGCAAATTTAAATGCAACAAAAGAAGATATTATAAAAGCTGCAAAAGCTGCACAAATTCATGATTTTATTTTAAGTTTACCAAAGGCTTACGAAACACTAGCAGGTGATAGAGGTACAAATTTATCAGGAGGACAAAAACAAAGAATTACTATTGCAAGAGCCATTTTAAGAAATACTCCAATTATTGTTTTAGATGAAGCAACAGCTTTTGCTGATCCAGAGAATGAAGAAGAAATAGTAAAAGCTTTAGCAAATCTAACTGTAAATAAAACTGTTATTATGATAGCTCATAGACTTTCAACTATTAAAAATTCAGATCAAATCATAGTTTTTGATAATGGAAAAATAAATGAAATTGGAATCCATAATGAACTTTTAGAAAAAGAAGGAGTTTATAGCAAACTTTGGAGTAATTATGAAAAAGCTAGTTCTTGGAATTTAGAAAAAGGAGAATACAATGACTAA